The DNA region GCACCTGCGCCCAGTGTGCGTGGTTGAGCTGATGCAATGTGAAACACGCCTGCAGAGACGTATAGAAGCCCATGTTGTCTTGGGTCTGGTTGACCGATTCCTTGATCAACAACGCCGCCATGGTGGGTACCTCGGCGATTCTGCGCGCCATTTCCAGTGTGCGGTCTGCCAACTCATCGCGGCCGAACACCTTGCTGACCATCCCGAGTCGGTGCGCCTCGTGGATGTCGATGGCGTCGCCGGTCAACATCAGTTCCTTGGCCTTGCGAGGTCCGAATTCCCACGGATGCCCGAAATACTCCATGCCACACATGCCCAGTCGGGTGCCGACCACGTCGGCGAACCGGACGTCGTCGCTACCCACGATGAGGTCGCATGCCCACATCAACATCAGTCCCGCCGAGAACACATCGCCGTGCACCTGGGCAATGGTGATCTTGCGCAGATTGCGCCACCGCAAGGTGTTTTGAAAGAAGTAGTGCCATTCTTGCAAGAAGCACTTCTCCGCACCTTCGCGGCTTCCTCCGTTGATCAACGTGGTGGGGTGCTGGTCGGGGCCCGGCATGTACTCTTTGATCGCCTGCTTGGATCCGATGTCGTGGCCGGACGAGAACATCTTGCCTTCGCCGGCAAGGATGACCACGCGGACTCTGTCATCGGCCTCCGCGGCGCCGAAGGCTTCGTCGAGTTCGACCAGCATGCCGCGATTCTGTGCGTTGCGCTGATCTGGTCGATTCAACGAGATGCGCACGATGCGGCCGTCGTCAAATGTCTGCCACTTCAGGAACCGGTAGTCGGTCATGTCTTTCCTCTCGGCCGCCGGCCAGTCTGCGTTGTCGCGAGTTTGAGCCGCGATCGGGTTCAGCTCAGGCCGAAGAAGTTCTTGGCGTTGGTGGACAGCACTTTCCGCTTGGTTTCTTCATCGAGGCCTTCGGTGGCCTTGTTGGCCACGTCGGTGCTGTGCGGCCAGTTGGTGTCATTGTGTGGGTAATCGGTCTCGAACATCAATTGGTCCTCGCCGACGAGGTCGAGGATGCGGAAAGCAACCGGATCACCGAAGGTGGAGAACCAGATGCGGCCCGGCACCTGGGTGCTGGGCGGCTCGGTGAGCAGCGGGTGGATGCCGCCCCAGGCCCGCCGGTCTTCCCAGACTTCGTCGACGCGCTGCAGGTAGTAGGGGATCCATCCGGCCTGTGCTTCGGCGAACGCAATCTTGAGCTTGGGGAACTGCTTGAGCTTGGCAGAGAACAGCCAGTCCACCAGGGCAATGGTGCAGTTGACCGCCATCAGTGCGCTGGTCACCACATGGGGGGAGTCTGGGGACGATTTGGTCAGTGACGAGCTCGATCCGATGTGCAGCATGATGCCCACATCATGGCGTTCGCAGGCGGCAAAGAACGGGTCCCAGTAGCCGCTGTGAATCGACGGCAGGTCCAGGCGGGCGGGAAGCTCGGAGAAGCACACGGCGGGCATGCCTTTGGCCGCTACTCGTTCCACTTCCCGGGCGGCGAGCTCGACATCCCAGAGCGGAATGATGCCCAGCGGGATCAATCGGCCGTTGGAACTGCCACCCCACTCGTCGATCTGGAAGTCGTTGTAGGCCTGAACGCAGAGCAAGGCGAGGTCCTTGTCTTTGCCGTAGAGGAATCGCTGGCCGCAGAACCGCACCAGGGTGTTGGGGAAACACGCGGAGGCTTCGATACCGGCGATGTCCATGTCTGCGAGCCGGTCGGCCGGGCGGTAGCAGCCCGGCCGCATCTCCTCGTAGGTGATCGGGTCGGTGGTCAGTTCGTCGATCTCGTAACCGGCGGCTGCGCTGATCAGCGGGATCGGGATGATCGAGTCCTCGTAGTGCCAGATGTCGGCGTCGCGACCGTTCTCGTCATCGACGAACGCGACGTCGGAGGTCACGGTGGGGTCCATCCGACCGCGGTGGCGGACGATGTGCGGCCCTACGTCGCGGTAGCGCTGCGGCAGGCGACTGGTCCACAAATCCGCTGGCTCCACGAGATGGTCGTCCGGAGAAACGATCAGAATGTCTGTGCTCAACGCTGCACCCCTTCGACGACGGCCTTCGAGCTCGGTGACCGACACGGTGATTTACACAATCGAGAATGATTGTTTCCAGGGTACCGCATCGGGGGCTCCCAACGCCTGATGGCTACGGTTTTGGTGTTCGGGTAGACCATCCATCGTCAACGAGATCACGTATTCTCATCCGCATTATGGTGGTCAAACGCAGAGCTGACAGCGACAGCGACGGCGCGCTCGAGACGATTGAGCCTGCCGCGGGGGAGGTGCCTGCCCCTTGGCAACAGCGCACCATCGAGCGACGGCTGAGCTCGGCGCGAGCACGTGCGCTTGCGCGCAGCTCACGTTTTCTCGGTGCAGCTTTGGAGCTCGTCGAGGAATCCGGTCGGGCCGACTTCACCATCCAAACCTTGATCGACAGGTCGAATCTCAGCCTGCGCGCGTTCTACCAGCACTTCGCCGGCAAGGACGAACTGCTCTTGGCGTTGTTCGAGAACGTCACCAGCCAGTTCATCGAGAGCATCCGCCAGGAGGTGGCCGCCGCAGATGGGCCGATGGGACAGCTGG from Mycobacterium sp. SMC-4 includes:
- a CDS encoding enoyl-CoA hydratase produces the protein MTDYRFLKWQTFDDGRIVRISLNRPDQRNAQNRGMLVELDEAFGAAEADDRVRVVILAGEGKMFSSGHDIGSKQAIKEYMPGPDQHPTTLINGGSREGAEKCFLQEWHYFFQNTLRWRNLRKITIAQVHGDVFSAGLMLMWACDLIVGSDDVRFADVVGTRLGMCGMEYFGHPWEFGPRKAKELMLTGDAIDIHEAHRLGMVSKVFGRDELADRTLEMARRIAEVPTMAALLIKESVNQTQDNMGFYTSLQACFTLHQLNHAHWAQVREDGRPTAGPENGVPDWRDAPPVVLAVKDQVRAQS
- a CDS encoding amidohydrolase family protein; the encoded protein is MSTDILIVSPDDHLVEPADLWTSRLPQRYRDVGPHIVRHRGRMDPTVTSDVAFVDDENGRDADIWHYEDSIIPIPLISAAAGYEIDELTTDPITYEEMRPGCYRPADRLADMDIAGIEASACFPNTLVRFCGQRFLYGKDKDLALLCVQAYNDFQIDEWGGSSNGRLIPLGIIPLWDVELAAREVERVAAKGMPAVCFSELPARLDLPSIHSGYWDPFFAACERHDVGIMLHIGSSSSLTKSSPDSPHVVTSALMAVNCTIALVDWLFSAKLKQFPKLKIAFAEAQAGWIPYYLQRVDEVWEDRRAWGGIHPLLTEPPSTQVPGRIWFSTFGDPVAFRILDLVGEDQLMFETDYPHNDTNWPHSTDVANKATEGLDEETKRKVLSTNAKNFFGLS